The following proteins are encoded in a genomic region of Nocardioides sp. cx-173:
- a CDS encoding glycosyltransferase family 61 protein yields MPWARPESPVQRPQEPLVERVVTDAVLTRTTHGNLAVLGRPDRWIRGAVHTRGGAVVSESQRVCGGGGERYAACDPALLKDLGQQAPGRRLRGTWLYGGHWMPMFGHFITETLTSLWTETSVDGLVFHSWLAPRGEVSPWQQRLVELAGRQGLDVRVVGTRHAVDRLVVAERPYVVNGWARPEAVAVWRTVASGVTSDRSPDRVYFSRTRHNADAVNRGRPVRSSPQRDRELDQDFERAGFAVFFPEELSVDQQIGLAAGARVIGGNSGSALHLSAFASHPAYVVEVGDERAPHGGLRNQQVIDAARGHHHAFVPAARRAADILDELELMSPPTKEAR; encoded by the coding sequence GTGCCCTGGGCCCGTCCTGAGTCTCCCGTCCAGCGCCCCCAGGAGCCGCTGGTGGAGCGCGTGGTGACCGACGCGGTGCTGACCCGGACCACCCATGGCAACCTGGCGGTCCTCGGTCGCCCGGACCGCTGGATCCGGGGGGCGGTCCACACGAGGGGCGGCGCGGTCGTGTCGGAGTCCCAGCGCGTCTGCGGCGGAGGCGGCGAGCGCTACGCCGCCTGCGACCCCGCGCTGCTCAAGGATCTCGGACAGCAGGCGCCGGGTCGCCGGCTGCGCGGGACCTGGCTCTACGGCGGCCACTGGATGCCGATGTTCGGCCACTTCATCACCGAGACGCTCACGAGCCTGTGGACCGAGACGTCGGTCGACGGTCTGGTCTTCCACTCCTGGCTGGCACCCCGCGGTGAGGTGAGCCCGTGGCAGCAGCGTCTGGTCGAGCTCGCGGGACGGCAGGGTCTCGACGTGCGCGTCGTCGGCACCCGGCACGCGGTGGATCGGCTGGTCGTCGCGGAGCGCCCCTACGTCGTCAACGGCTGGGCCCGCCCGGAGGCGGTGGCGGTGTGGCGCACGGTCGCCTCCGGCGTCACGTCCGATCGGTCCCCGGACCGGGTCTACTTCTCCCGCACCCGCCACAACGCCGACGCGGTGAACCGGGGCCGACCCGTGCGCTCGTCGCCGCAACGCGACCGGGAGCTCGACCAGGACTTCGAGCGTGCCGGGTTCGCCGTGTTCTTCCCCGAGGAGCTGAGCGTCGACCAGCAGATCGGTCTGGCGGCGGGAGCCCGGGTGATCGGGGGCAACTCGGGCTCCGCCCTCCATCTCTCCGCGTTCGCGTCGCACCCGGCGTACGTGGTGGAGGTCGGTGACGAGCGAGCACCGCACGGAGGCCTTCGCAACCAGCAGGTCATCGACGCCGCACGCGGCCACCACCACGCGTTCGTCCCTGCCGCACGGCGTGCCGCTGACATACTCGACGAGCTCGAGCTCATGTCTCCACCGACGAAGGAAGCCAGATGA